DNA from Desulfuromonas sp. AOP6:
TTGGATTATATGCTATAAAACACCGTTGGGAGGAGCCGTTTCATGTTAGACATTTATCTTCCGATACTTGTCCTCATCGCTGTTGCGCTGGCTTTTGCGTTGGGGTCGGTCCTGTTCTCCTGGCTGATCGGCCAGAAAAAGCCGAGTGCCGTCAAGCTGGCCCCCTATGAATGTGGTATGCCCTTGATCGGGACAGCGCACGAGCGCTTTTCGATCAAGTTTTATCTGGTTGCTGTGGCCTTTATCGTTTTTGATATTGAGGTGGTATTTATGTACCCTTGGGCCGTTGTGTTCAAGCAGCTCGGTTGGTATGGTGCCGCAGTTATGGGGGTCTTTCTTTTTGTCCTCGTTATCGGGTTTGTTTATGACTGGAAAAAAGGAGCACTGGAATGGGAGTAGAGCAGACTCTTGGGAATAATGTCATAACCACAACGCTGGATAAGGTGGTCAACTGGTCCAGGGCCAAGTCTCTGTGGCCAATGACTTTTGGTCTTGCCTGTTGTGCGATTGAGATGATGGCTGCCGGTGCTGCCCGTTTTGACCTTGACCGGATGGGTATTTTGTTTCGTGCATCCCCCCGTCAGTCGGACCTTATTATTATTGCCGGAACGGTGACGAAGAAGATGTTGCCGGTAATTCAGGTCGTCTACGAGCAGATGCCTGAGCCCAAATATGTTATTGCCATGGGCGCATGTGCCTGCTCCGGTGGAGTTTTTGATACCTATAGCGTTGTGCAGGGCATCGATGAAGCTCTTCCGGTCGATGTGTATATTCCTGGGTGCCCGCCCCGTCCTGAGGGCTTGATGTTTGGTCTGCAGAAACTGCAGGAGAAGATCATGAAGGAACAGAATTCCTTTGGTGCCGCTATTGGAGTGGGTGACAGGGTTCTTGAGGCATAGGCTGAGCCGTGCAACTGGATCATTAATTTAGGGATAAAGATATGAGTGAAAATGCCGCCGTTGGCAAATTGAAAGCCAAGTTCGCCAGTTCAGTTCTGGATGTCGCGGAGTTCAGGGGTGAGACGACTGTGACGGTAAAGAAGGAAGATATCGTCGCCATTTGCTCCTTTCTGAAAAAGGAAGTCGGATACAACTTTCTGACGGATCTTTGCGGTGTCGACTATCTTGGAAAGACTCCTCGCTTCATGGTGGTTTATCATCTTTATAATATTGGCACCAAAGAGCGCTTGCGTCTTAAGGTTCCTGTGGAGGAGAGCGATGCCACGGTTGATACGGTGACCGGAGTCTGGTCGACGGCCAACTGGCATGAAAGGGAATGTTGGGATCTGATGGGGATCTCCTTCAATAACCACCCGGATCTGCGCCGCATTCTCATGGCGGAGGATTGGGAAGGGCACCCGCTGCGCAAGGATTACCCTGTGCAGGGGCCCGACCGTCGTCCCTACCAAGGACGGATTTCCTGATCGATCTGTGAGAATATTCACTTATTTCCTATAGATGAGGCACGTGATGGCAATGACCGAAACAATGACCGTGAATATGGGACCCCAGCACCCCTCGACCCACGGTGTACTGCAGTTGATCCTCGAGCTGGACGGGGAGGTGGTAAGAAAAGCAACACCGCATATCGGCTTTCTGCACCGGGGGGTAGAAAAACTCTCCGAGTACCGCACTTATCATCAGACCATTCCTCTGACTGACCGCCTTGACTACCTGGCTCCGATGAGCAACAACCTCGCCTATGTCCTTGCGGTGGAAAAGCTCCTCGGCATCACCGATGAGATTCCTGAGCGAGCCAAGGTTGTCCGTGTCCTGCTGGCCGAGTTGACCCGTATCAAGAGTCACCTGGTCTGGCTGGCGACGCATGCTTTGGATATCGGCGCCATGACGGTCTTCCTCTACTGCTTCCGCGAGCGTGAGCACATCATGGATATCTACGAGAAGATTTCCGGCGCTCGTATGACGACAAATTATTTCCGCGTGGGCGGCCTGTCCGCGGACCTGCCGGATGGCATCGTCAATGAAATAAGTCAATTCATTGATGCAATGCCGGGACACATCGATACCTATGAAGGGCTTATCACCGGCAATAAGATCTGGCAGAAACGCATCAAGGGAGTCGGGGTCATCTCGGCTGAGGACGCCATCGACGTTGGCCTGAGCGGGCCTGCACTGCGGGCATCCGGAGTAGACTGGGACCTGCGGCGCGACGACCCCTATTGTGATTACGAAGATTACGATTTCAAGGTCTTCACCAGCAATGATTGTGACACCTGGGGTCGTTATCAGGTTCGTCTTCTTGAAATGAGAGAGGCCTGCAAGTTGGTCAAGCAGGCCATTGCCAAGCTCAAGCCCGGCCCTGTTATCGCTGACTTGCCGAAAGTCTGCCTGCCGCCCAAGCAGGATGTTGTCAACACCATCGAAGCGCTTATCCATCAGTTCAAGCTCATATCTGAAGGATTCAAGCCGGAGATTGGCGAAGTTTATCAGGGCTGTGAAAACCCGAAGGGGGAACTTGGCTTCTATTTGGTTTCAGATGGATCGGCTCATCCTTATCGAATGAAGATTCGTTCTCCTTCCTTCATCAATCTGCAGGCGTTACCGCAGATGGTCGTGGGCCGCATGATTCCTGATGTCGTCGCCATTATCGGCACGCTTGATATCGTGCTTGGCGAGATCGACCGCTAATTGATTGCTGGACAAAGGGGTTTAAGTTATGAGCAATGCCGCGGAAACTGTTCAGGAAGAAGAGATCGATCTGGCCGCAGCCAATGAGGTCATCGATAAATATATGGACATGCATGGGGCGCTGATGCCTGTTCTGCAGGATGTGCAAGAGGCCTATGGGTATATTCCGGAGCCTTGTGTTCATCTTATCGCGGAACGTCTTAACGTGTATACAAGTCAGATCTACGGTGTTCTGACTTTTTATGCCCAGTTCCACTTGGAACCTAGAGGCAGATACATCGTCAGGGTTTGCATGGGTACCGCCTGCCATGTAAAAGGCGCTGGCCGCATCGCCGATACCCTCAAGGAGCGTCTGGGGATAGGTCATGCCGAGACCACGGAAGACCTCAAGTTCACTGCTGAATATGTTGCCTGTATTGGGGCCTGTGGTATGGCGCCTGTCATTATGGTCAATGATGGCACCTACGGCAGTATGACGGTTCAAAAGATGGACGAGGTTATTGCCAAGTACAAGGCAATGGACTGAGATTTCTTCAACAAACCCAATCCTAAAGCGGGGATGAATCCATATGGCCGCGAATGCTGAGAACATAAAAGTCCTTATCTGCCAAGGCACCGGAGGGCTGGCCTCAGGAGCCCAGGCGGTAGCCGAGGCTTTTGAAGAAGAATTTGCCAAGAAGGGCGTTGAAGCCAAAGTTGGCAAGCGTTGTGAAGTTATCGGTACCGGTTGTCGAGGCCTCTGTGCCAACGACGTTCTGGTTGACATTGTCATGCCTGGGCATGAGGGGGTCACCTATGACTTTGTGACTCCTGAGATGGTGCCGCAGATCGTCGAAGAACATGTCATAGGTAACCAGCCTGTTGAAAAAAAGAAAGCCGGTCCCTATTACGAAAAATTCCTCGAAAAGCAGCATCGAGTCGTCTTTTCCCGTTGTGGTACGGTCAATGCGGAAAGTATGGACGACTTTATTGCTCATCGCGGCTTTGAGGGCATCAAGAAGGCCGTGAAGATGGCGCCTGCCGAGGTGATTGACGAGGTCAAGCGCTCCGGATTGAGAGGACGCGGTGGCGGCGGCTTCCCCACGGGCGTGAAGTGGTCTTTTTGTGCTGCTTCGCCTGGTAACGAGAAGTATCTGATTTGCAATGCCGACGAAGGGGACCCTGGTGCATTTATGGACCGGTCCATTCTCGAAGGCGACCCTTATGGCCTGATCGAAGGGATGATGATCGGCGCCTATGCTATCGGATGCACCTTTGGTTACGTTTATTGCCGCGCTGAGTATCCTCTTGCCATCAAACGTCTCCAAAAAGCCATCGATACCTGTTATGAAAAGGGCATTCTAGGCAAAAACTGCATGGGGCTCGGTTTTGATTTCGACATGAGAATCAAGGCTGGTGCCGGCGCCTTTGTTTGCGGCGAGGAAACAGCTCTGATGGCCTCCATCGAAGGGCAACGTGGCATGTCCCGCCCTCGGCCACCCTTCCCGGCTGTTCGCGGCCTTTGGGGTAAGCCGACCAATATTAATAACGTCGAAACCTTCGCCAACGTTTCCTATATTTTTTACAACGGTGCGGATTGGTACTCGAGCATCGGGACGGAAGGGACCAAGGGAACCAAGATCTTTGCCCTCACCGGAAAGGTTAAGCACACCGGTCTGGTTGAGGTTCCCGCTGGCACGACCATGCGCGAAGTTATTTTCGACGTCTGCGGCGGGATTCTGAAAAACCGCAAGTTCAAAGCCGTGCAGGCCGGTGGACCTTCCGGCGGTTGTTTGCCTCCAGTCGCGCTGGATGCCCAGGTAGACTACGACTCTCTGATAAAAGCCGGCGCCATGATGGGTTCTGGTGGTCTCGTCGTCATGGACGAAACGACCTGCATGGTGGACATTGCTCGTTTCTTCCTCAACTTTACCCGGGTTGAATCCTGCGGCAAATGCATACCTTGTCGTATC
Protein-coding regions in this window:
- a CDS encoding NADH-quinone oxidoreductase subunit B; its protein translation is MGVEQTLGNNVITTTLDKVVNWSRAKSLWPMTFGLACCAIEMMAAGAARFDLDRMGILFRASPRQSDLIIIAGTVTKKMLPVIQVVYEQMPEPKYVIAMGACACSGGVFDTYSVVQGIDEALPVDVYIPGCPPRPEGLMFGLQKLQEKIMKEQNSFGAAIGVGDRVLEA
- a CDS encoding NADH-quinone oxidoreductase subunit A, producing the protein MLDIYLPILVLIAVALAFALGSVLFSWLIGQKKPSAVKLAPYECGMPLIGTAHERFSIKFYLVAVAFIVFDIEVVFMYPWAVVFKQLGWYGAAVMGVFLFVLVIGFVYDWKKGALEWE
- the nuoF gene encoding NADH-quinone oxidoreductase subunit NuoF, which encodes MAANAENIKVLICQGTGGLASGAQAVAEAFEEEFAKKGVEAKVGKRCEVIGTGCRGLCANDVLVDIVMPGHEGVTYDFVTPEMVPQIVEEHVIGNQPVEKKKAGPYYEKFLEKQHRVVFSRCGTVNAESMDDFIAHRGFEGIKKAVKMAPAEVIDEVKRSGLRGRGGGGFPTGVKWSFCAASPGNEKYLICNADEGDPGAFMDRSILEGDPYGLIEGMMIGAYAIGCTFGYVYCRAEYPLAIKRLQKAIDTCYEKGILGKNCMGLGFDFDMRIKAGAGAFVCGEETALMASIEGQRGMSRPRPPFPAVRGLWGKPTNINNVETFANVSYIFYNGADWYSSIGTEGTKGTKIFALTGKVKHTGLVEVPAGTTMREVIFDVCGGILKNRKFKAVQAGGPSGGCLPPVALDAQVDYDSLIKAGAMMGSGGLVVMDETTCMVDIARFFLNFTRVESCGKCIPCRIGLKIMLEILERITSGEGQEGDIEMLEDMAVDIKKSSLCGLGQTAPNPVLSTIRYFRDEYEAHIKDKYCPSHSCKPLLKFEVIKEACKMCGMCYKVCPVDAIIWEKKQLAVIDKEKCTKCTSCYDACPFMAIE
- a CDS encoding NADH-quinone oxidoreductase subunit C — encoded protein: MSENAAVGKLKAKFASSVLDVAEFRGETTVTVKKEDIVAICSFLKKEVGYNFLTDLCGVDYLGKTPRFMVVYHLYNIGTKERLRLKVPVEESDATVDTVTGVWSTANWHERECWDLMGISFNNHPDLRRILMAEDWEGHPLRKDYPVQGPDRRPYQGRIS
- the nuoD gene encoding NADH dehydrogenase (quinone) subunit D, coding for MAMTETMTVNMGPQHPSTHGVLQLILELDGEVVRKATPHIGFLHRGVEKLSEYRTYHQTIPLTDRLDYLAPMSNNLAYVLAVEKLLGITDEIPERAKVVRVLLAELTRIKSHLVWLATHALDIGAMTVFLYCFREREHIMDIYEKISGARMTTNYFRVGGLSADLPDGIVNEISQFIDAMPGHIDTYEGLITGNKIWQKRIKGVGVISAEDAIDVGLSGPALRASGVDWDLRRDDPYCDYEDYDFKVFTSNDCDTWGRYQVRLLEMREACKLVKQAIAKLKPGPVIADLPKVCLPPKQDVVNTIEALIHQFKLISEGFKPEIGEVYQGCENPKGELGFYLVSDGSAHPYRMKIRSPSFINLQALPQMVVGRMIPDVVAIIGTLDIVLGEIDR
- the nuoE gene encoding NADH-quinone oxidoreductase subunit NuoE; translation: MSNAAETVQEEEIDLAAANEVIDKYMDMHGALMPVLQDVQEAYGYIPEPCVHLIAERLNVYTSQIYGVLTFYAQFHLEPRGRYIVRVCMGTACHVKGAGRIADTLKERLGIGHAETTEDLKFTAEYVACIGACGMAPVIMVNDGTYGSMTVQKMDEVIAKYKAMD